In Alkalilimnicola sp. S0819, a single genomic region encodes these proteins:
- a CDS encoding HigA family addiction module antitoxin has protein sequence MTSPGAALLAPIHPGEILREEYMLPLGLSANALARALQVPPNRISTIVNEQRAISADTALRLACYFGGEAETWLNLQKDYELRLARQQSLERIRNEVAPRSRQGAPL, from the coding sequence CTGACCAGCCCTGGAGCGGCCTTGCTCGCACCCATACATCCGGGCGAGATCCTGCGAGAGGAATACATGCTTCCGCTGGGTCTGAGCGCCAATGCCCTGGCCCGTGCACTGCAAGTCCCGCCCAACCGCATAAGCACCATCGTCAACGAACAGCGTGCCATCAGCGCCGACACCGCCTTGCGCCTTGCGTGCTACTTCGGCGGCGAGGCCGAGACCTGGTTGAATCTGCAGAAGGATTACGAGTTGCGGCTTGCACGCCAGCAGAGCCTGGAACGGATTCGCAACGAAGTGGCGCCAAGATCCCGGCAGGGCGCGCCCCTGTAG
- a CDS encoding type II toxin-antitoxin system RelE/ParE family toxin produces the protein MIRSFRNRETAALFRDEAVRRFPPDLRKAARRKLLLLDQARVVEDLLIPPGNRLESLHADRQGQWSIRINRQWRLCFRFEDGHAWDVEIVDYH, from the coding sequence ATGATCCGTTCCTTCCGCAACCGCGAAACCGCTGCCTTGTTCCGGGACGAAGCCGTCAGGCGTTTCCCGCCGGATCTGCGCAAGGCCGCCCGGCGCAAGCTTCTCCTGCTGGATCAGGCCCGTGTGGTGGAAGACCTGTTGATCCCGCCCGGCAACAGACTGGAAAGCCTGCATGCTGACCGGCAGGGGCAGTGGAGCATTCGCATCAACCGCCAATGGCGACTGTGCTTCCGTTTCGAAGACGGTCATGCATGGGATGTGGAGATAGTGGATTACCACTGA
- the flgL gene encoding flagellar hook-associated protein FlgL: MRVSTNQYQQQSIFTILQQQAKLARTQEQLPTGRRILAPSDDPAGAARSLDLTKSIETIQRYSTNAERGEHRLRMEEATLESVNDALQRLRELTVQAKNGSQDGTTRGFAASETRELLGHLVELANSSDGNGEYLFAGTASKDRPFVRVGEGVRYQGDAEQRMIQVGPSRQVASNHSGEEVFMSIAAGDGHTVTADAGRFASSATLAAASTARVAGVAVTDPQYAASREGDYQIDVVDNAGTLEYTVTYGGNTSAPQPYVSGTPIEVNGYSFDVRDAIDTDSFTISTPAARNTGTGILGEARVEGDSRYTVQMGEDAQGNTTYSVSRDGGAFQPDPPALYEAGARIEVNGLSLTLEGEPAPGDRFTIEPSNDKSLFKVVEDLAKAFEFGGTGSNEAAFQNLSNRGLNELDQVMERLLQVRAENGSRLSALERERDANGAAVLELERSRSETRDLDIAEAVSQMTLQLTGLQAAQQSYVKIQGLTLFNYL; this comes from the coding sequence ATGCGCGTTTCCACCAATCAGTACCAGCAGCAGAGCATCTTCACCATCCTGCAGCAGCAGGCGAAGCTCGCGCGCACCCAGGAGCAGCTGCCCACCGGGCGGCGCATCCTCGCGCCCTCCGACGACCCGGCCGGTGCGGCCCGCTCGCTGGACCTGACCAAGTCGATCGAGACCATCCAGCGCTACAGCACCAATGCGGAGCGTGGCGAGCACCGCCTGCGCATGGAAGAGGCGACCCTGGAATCGGTCAACGATGCCCTGCAGCGGCTGCGGGAGCTTACCGTGCAGGCCAAGAACGGCAGCCAGGACGGCACCACCCGGGGCTTCGCCGCCTCGGAAACCCGGGAGCTGCTGGGGCACCTGGTGGAATTGGCCAACAGCTCCGATGGCAACGGCGAGTATCTGTTCGCCGGCACCGCCAGCAAGGACCGCCCCTTCGTGCGGGTAGGCGAGGGCGTGCGCTACCAGGGTGATGCCGAGCAGCGCATGATCCAGGTGGGCCCGTCGCGCCAGGTGGCCTCCAACCACAGCGGCGAGGAAGTGTTCATGAGCATCGCCGCCGGCGACGGCCACACCGTCACCGCCGATGCCGGGCGCTTCGCGTCCAGCGCCACCCTGGCCGCCGCCTCCACGGCGCGTGTGGCCGGTGTGGCGGTTACCGACCCGCAGTACGCCGCCTCCCGGGAGGGGGACTACCAGATCGATGTGGTGGACAACGCCGGCACCCTGGAATACACCGTCACCTACGGCGGCAACACCAGCGCCCCCCAGCCCTATGTGAGCGGCACCCCCATCGAGGTCAACGGCTACAGCTTCGATGTGCGCGATGCCATCGACACCGACAGCTTCACCATCAGCACCCCCGCCGCGCGCAACACGGGCACCGGCATCCTGGGCGAGGCGCGGGTGGAGGGGGATTCCCGCTACACCGTGCAGATGGGCGAGGACGCGCAGGGCAATACCACCTACAGCGTCAGCCGCGACGGCGGCGCCTTCCAGCCCGACCCGCCCGCGCTTTATGAGGCGGGGGCGCGCATCGAGGTGAACGGGCTGAGCCTTACCCTGGAGGGTGAGCCCGCGCCCGGTGATCGCTTCACCATCGAGCCCAGCAACGATAAATCCCTGTTCAAGGTGGTGGAGGACCTGGCGAAGGCCTTCGAATTCGGCGGCACCGGCAGCAACGAGGCGGCCTTTCAGAATCTCAGCAACCGCGGCCTGAACGAGCTGGACCAGGTCATGGAGCGCCTGCTGCAGGTGCGCGCCGAGAACGGCAGTCGCCTGAGCGCCCTGGAGCGCGAGCGGGACGCCAACGGCGCGGCGGTGCTGGAACTGGAGCGCAGCCGCTCGGAAACCCGGGATCTGGACATCGCCGAGGCGGTCAGCCAGATGACCCTGCAGCTCACCGGCCTGCAGGCCGCACAGCAGAGTTACGTGAAGATCCAGGGGCTGACCCTGTTCAATTACCTGTAG
- the flgK gene encoding flagellar hook-associated protein FlgK: MANLLGTSVSAMIAAQRALATTSHNIANVNTEGYSRQRVEYSTRTPEALGSGFIGTGVDVDTVSRLFDLSREQSLRSNTTEHARLDALAELSGTVDNLLADEAAGLQPAMQAFFNAVQDAAADPTSPTARQLVLNEGESLATRFRFMDERFAELSADVERRLSVQVEEVNQFAQDIATLNQEIMEARGRTGQPPNDLLDQRDAMVRQLAERIDISVTEQDDGRYNIFIGRGQALVSASSAREIQVSRNEYQAYQSEISLVSAQGAREVTDLITGGSLGGILEFREQVLDPARNDLGRLAVGLSEAVNAQHRQGVHFADGVPTFGDDFFEPVSPLVLARGGGTPNGGTTAPDVALSAAGLTGDDYQLRFDAGAASWTLSNLRSGASETFAAYDSTSAAVPNDTGLVSFQGLTIDTRAMIDVGTATGDAVDGDSWLIRPTATAAASMGMNISRASELAVAAAVPSQALQNANTEDGNNQGTGALTAIQMPTLTTPLDEAVELSYYADLRDVYGNGADWPGGTLPAAPVAGYAVSGAGLDGYIQYDGSAPLTVDDTSYQPMPANPAPAGPTLADTGGLSFELSGQPLTGDGFALKPPGPGDNSNILALGAIQERAFMDNGTATLQQDYSAMVGEVGTKTLKAQTGRDAQELMLNQAIERRESYAGVNLEEEAANLMRFQQYFQAAAQTITVANSTFQSLLQAVQR; the protein is encoded by the coding sequence ATGGCGAATCTGCTAGGTACCAGTGTTTCGGCGATGATCGCCGCCCAGCGGGCGCTGGCGACCACGTCCCACAATATCGCCAACGTCAACACCGAGGGCTACAGCCGCCAGCGGGTGGAATACAGCACCCGCACCCCGGAGGCCCTGGGCAGCGGCTTCATCGGCACCGGCGTGGACGTGGACACCGTCTCGCGGCTGTTCGATCTGAGCCGCGAGCAATCCCTGCGCAGCAACACCACGGAACACGCCCGGCTGGACGCCCTGGCGGAGCTGTCGGGCACCGTGGACAACCTGCTCGCCGACGAGGCGGCCGGCCTGCAGCCGGCCATGCAGGCCTTCTTCAACGCCGTGCAGGACGCCGCCGCCGATCCCACCTCGCCCACCGCCCGGCAGCTGGTGCTGAACGAGGGCGAGAGCCTGGCTACCCGTTTCCGCTTCATGGACGAGCGCTTCGCCGAGCTCAGCGCCGACGTGGAGCGGCGGCTTTCCGTGCAGGTGGAAGAGGTCAACCAGTTCGCCCAGGACATCGCCACCCTCAACCAGGAGATCATGGAAGCGCGCGGGCGCACCGGCCAGCCGCCCAATGACCTTCTGGACCAGCGAGACGCGATGGTGCGCCAGCTCGCCGAGCGGATCGATATCAGCGTCACCGAGCAGGACGACGGCCGCTACAACATCTTCATCGGCCGCGGCCAGGCGCTGGTCAGCGCCAGCTCCGCCCGGGAGATCCAGGTCAGCCGCAATGAATACCAGGCCTATCAGTCCGAGATCTCCCTGGTAAGCGCTCAGGGCGCGCGGGAGGTGACCGACCTGATCACCGGCGGCAGCCTGGGCGGCATCCTGGAATTTCGCGAGCAGGTGCTCGACCCCGCGCGCAACGACCTCGGCCGGCTGGCGGTGGGGCTGAGCGAGGCGGTCAATGCCCAGCACCGGCAAGGCGTGCATTTCGCCGACGGCGTGCCCACCTTCGGCGACGACTTCTTCGAGCCCGTCTCGCCCCTGGTGCTGGCCCGCGGCGGCGGCACCCCCAACGGCGGCACCACCGCCCCCGATGTGGCGCTCAGCGCCGCCGGCCTCACCGGCGACGACTACCAGCTGCGCTTCGATGCGGGGGCGGCCAGCTGGACATTGAGCAATCTGCGCAGCGGCGCGAGCGAGACCTTCGCCGCCTATGACTCCACCAGCGCGGCCGTGCCCAATGACACGGGGCTGGTGAGCTTTCAGGGCCTGACGATCGATACCCGCGCCATGATCGATGTGGGCACCGCCACCGGCGATGCGGTGGACGGTGATTCCTGGCTGATCCGCCCCACCGCCACCGCCGCGGCCAGCATGGGCATGAACATCAGCCGCGCTTCGGAACTGGCCGTGGCCGCCGCCGTGCCCAGCCAGGCGCTGCAGAACGCCAACACCGAAGACGGCAACAACCAGGGCACCGGCGCGCTCACCGCTATCCAGATGCCGACTCTCACCACGCCCCTGGACGAGGCCGTGGAGCTTTCGTATTACGCCGACCTGCGCGATGTCTACGGCAACGGCGCCGACTGGCCCGGCGGCACCCTGCCCGCCGCCCCGGTGGCCGGCTACGCGGTGTCCGGCGCGGGCCTGGACGGTTACATCCAATACGATGGCAGCGCGCCGCTCACCGTGGACGACACCAGCTACCAGCCCATGCCGGCCAACCCGGCGCCGGCCGGTCCCACCCTGGCGGACACCGGCGGGCTCAGCTTCGAGCTGAGCGGTCAGCCGCTGACCGGTGACGGCTTCGCGCTCAAGCCCCCGGGGCCGGGCGACAACAGCAATATTCTCGCCCTGGGCGCGATCCAGGAGCGCGCCTTCATGGACAACGGCACCGCCACTTTGCAGCAGGACTACAGCGCCATGGTGGGCGAAGTGGGCACCAAGACCCTCAAGGCCCAGACCGGGCGTGATGCCCAGGAGCTCATGCTCAACCAGGCCATCGAACGGCGTGAAAGCTATGCCGGCGTCAATCTGGAAGAGGAGGCCGCCAATCTGATGCGCTTCCAGCAATACTTCCAGGCCGCCGCCCAGACCATCACCGTCGCCAACAGCACCTTCCAGAGCCTGTTGCAGGCGGTGCAGAGGTAA
- the flgJ gene encoding flagellar assembly peptidoglycan hydrolase FlgJ: protein MSGYIAGQANIFDTQALSKLRLDTRNPTPESAREVAKQFEGLFVRTMLKSMRAASFGDDGLGQGGKQYRDMFDQQIAMQIGQGRGMGLAAQIERQLLQNAGLDAESAKPALNTSLEGYARQPTAMRPSAARAAAASTPGAPLADGGIAAQAEGQGPAATAPPRAAAAPSAAPAGKALWSNAREFVQAVLPAARQVAQSVGLPVKAVVAQAALETGWGQHVIRKADGSSSHNLFGIKAHRDWSGDTVRVPTLEYRDGIARREQAAFRAYESVEHSIADYADFLRSHPRYAQVLQLGEQPEAYAEGLQQAGYATDPAYAEKIKRIMGSELLADAD from the coding sequence ATGAGTGGCTACATCGCCGGTCAGGCCAATATCTTCGACACCCAGGCCCTGAGCAAGCTGCGCCTGGATACCCGGAACCCCACGCCGGAATCGGCGCGGGAGGTGGCGAAGCAGTTCGAGGGGCTGTTCGTGCGCACCATGCTGAAGAGCATGCGCGCGGCGAGCTTCGGCGATGACGGCCTGGGGCAGGGCGGCAAACAGTACCGGGACATGTTCGACCAGCAGATCGCCATGCAGATCGGCCAGGGCCGGGGCATGGGCCTGGCCGCGCAGATCGAGCGGCAATTGCTGCAGAACGCCGGCTTGGACGCGGAGAGCGCGAAGCCGGCCCTGAATACCTCGCTGGAAGGCTATGCCCGCCAGCCCACGGCCATGCGCCCGAGCGCCGCCCGCGCTGCGGCGGCTTCCACGCCAGGCGCGCCGCTTGCCGACGGCGGCATCGCGGCGCAAGCCGAGGGGCAAGGCCCGGCCGCCACCGCGCCGCCGCGCGCCGCGGCAGCGCCGTCGGCGGCACCGGCCGGCAAAGCCTTGTGGAGCAATGCCCGGGAGTTCGTCCAGGCGGTGCTGCCCGCCGCCCGCCAGGTGGCGCAAAGCGTGGGGCTGCCGGTGAAGGCGGTGGTAGCCCAGGCGGCGCTGGAGACCGGCTGGGGCCAGCACGTGATCCGCAAGGCCGATGGCAGCAGCAGCCATAATCTGTTCGGCATCAAGGCCCACCGGGACTGGAGCGGCGACACGGTGCGGGTGCCCACGCTGGAATACCGCGACGGCATCGCCCGGCGCGAGCAGGCCGCCTTTCGGGCCTACGAATCGGTGGAGCACTCCATCGCCGACTATGCGGATTTCCTGCGCAGCCACCCGCGCTATGCCCAGGTGCTGCAGCTCGGCGAGCAGCCCGAGGCCTACGCCGAGGGGCTGCAGCAGGCCGGCTACGCCACCGACCCGGCCTATGCCGAGAAGATCAAGCGCATCATGGGCAGCGAGCTGCTGGCCGATGCCGATTGA
- a CDS encoding flagellar basal body P-ring protein FlgI — translation MKRLLAVITLSLALLNLAQAERIKDLASVAGVRKNQLVGYGLVVGLDGTGDQTSQARFTVQSIRSMLAAQGVTLPPNTNMQLNNVAAVMVTADLPPFAKPGQGLDVNVSSLANADSLRGGTLVMTPLKGADGQIYAIAQGGVVVSGFGVSGADGSRISVNTPSSGTIPSGATVEREVNNPFDQGGPLVLNLHNPDFTTAKRMAEVINETLGPGSARALDAVSVAVQSPADTDQRVSFISFVENLEFTPGEAPARVIVNARTGTVVIGNQVRVRAAAVTHGSLTVTISEDFNVDQPNPFAGGDTVVTPDTGIAVEEETNPMFLFGPGTELQEIVDAVNRVGAAPGDLVAILEALKRAGALQAELIVI, via the coding sequence ATGAAGCGTCTGCTTGCGGTCATCACACTCTCCCTGGCCCTGCTGAACCTGGCCCAGGCCGAGCGCATCAAGGACCTGGCCTCGGTGGCCGGGGTGCGCAAGAACCAGTTGGTGGGCTACGGCCTGGTGGTGGGCCTGGACGGCACCGGCGACCAGACCAGCCAGGCGCGCTTCACCGTGCAGTCCATCCGCAGCATGCTCGCCGCCCAGGGCGTGACCCTGCCGCCGAACACCAATATGCAGCTCAACAACGTGGCCGCCGTGATGGTGACCGCCGATCTGCCGCCCTTCGCCAAACCCGGCCAGGGGCTGGACGTGAACGTCTCCTCCCTGGCCAATGCCGACAGCCTGCGCGGCGGCACCCTGGTGATGACGCCGCTGAAAGGTGCCGACGGCCAGATCTACGCCATCGCCCAGGGCGGCGTGGTGGTCTCCGGCTTCGGGGTCTCCGGCGCCGACGGTTCGCGCATCTCGGTGAACACCCCCTCCAGCGGCACCATCCCCAGCGGCGCCACCGTGGAGCGGGAGGTGAACAACCCCTTCGACCAGGGTGGGCCGCTGGTGCTCAACCTGCACAACCCGGATTTCACCACCGCCAAGCGCATGGCCGAAGTCATCAACGAAACCCTGGGCCCCGGCAGCGCCCGGGCGCTGGATGCGGTGTCGGTGGCCGTGCAGTCCCCGGCGGACACCGATCAGCGGGTGAGCTTCATCTCCTTCGTGGAGAACCTGGAGTTCACCCCCGGCGAGGCGCCGGCCAGGGTTATCGTCAACGCCCGCACCGGCACCGTGGTCATCGGCAACCAGGTGCGGGTGCGCGCCGCCGCCGTCACTCACGGCAGCCTCACCGTGACCATCAGCGAAGACTTCAACGTCGATCAGCCGAACCCGTTCGCCGGCGGCGACACCGTGGTCACCCCGGACACCGGCATCGCCGTGGAGGAAGAGACCAACCCCATGTTCCTGTTCGGCCCCGGCACCGAGCTGCAGGAGATCGTCGATGCGGTGAACCGCGTCGGCGCCGCGCCGGGGGATCTGGTGGCCATCCTCGAGGCCCTGAAACGCGCGGGCGCGCTGCAGGCCGAGCTGATCGTCATCTGA
- the flgH gene encoding flagellar basal body L-ring protein FlgH, protein MNAVKLIPMLALALLAGCASVPQQPPEPLPQPELREPPRANNGSIFQAGRGVRLFEDRTARRVGDIITVVLEESTDASKDSSTTVAKDQSIGLGVPEVFGRAMTVNGNPLSANVEAGRNFGGSGSADQSNALSGNLTAIVTDVMANGNLIIEGQKKLTLNQGDEYITVSGIIRPDDVNPDNTVSSTRVANARIGYTGNGALADANTMGWIARVFNSGLWPF, encoded by the coding sequence ATGAACGCCGTCAAGCTCATTCCCATGCTCGCCCTGGCCCTGCTGGCCGGTTGCGCCAGCGTCCCCCAGCAGCCCCCGGAGCCGCTGCCCCAGCCCGAGCTGCGCGAGCCGCCCCGGGCCAACAATGGCTCCATCTTCCAGGCGGGGCGCGGTGTGCGCCTGTTCGAGGACCGCACCGCGCGCCGGGTGGGCGACATCATCACCGTGGTGCTGGAAGAGTCCACCGACGCCAGCAAGGACTCCAGCACCACCGTGGCCAAGGATCAGAGCATCGGTCTGGGCGTGCCGGAAGTGTTCGGCCGGGCGATGACGGTGAACGGCAACCCGCTGTCCGCCAATGTGGAGGCGGGGCGGAATTTTGGCGGCAGTGGCAGCGCCGATCAGAGCAACGCGCTCTCCGGCAACCTCACCGCCATCGTCACCGACGTCATGGCCAACGGCAATCTGATCATCGAGGGCCAGAAGAAGCTGACCCTCAACCAGGGCGACGAGTACATCACCGTGAGCGGCATCATCCGCCCCGATGACGTCAACCCGGACAACACCGTGTCATCCACCCGCGTGGCCAACGCCCGCATCGGCTACACCGGCAACGGTGCGCTCGCCGACGCCAACACCATGGGCTGGATCGCGCGGGTGTTCAACAGCGGCCTGTGGCCCTTCTGA
- the flgG gene encoding flagellar basal-body rod protein FlgG produces MNPALWVAKTGLDAQQTRMSVVSNNLANVNTTGFKKDRAKFEDLVYQTVRQAGGQATQDSRLPSGLNLGTGVRVVATEKMHTQGNLMQTGNSLDLAVDGRGFFQIAQPGGSVAYTRDGSFQINDQGEVVTAGGLRLEPAINVPANTQSISIGQDGTVSATVQGQAQPVQVGNIQLADFINPAGLQAVGGNLYVETAGSGPAQVGAPGLNGIGSVQQGMLESSNVNIAEELVNMIETQRGFETNTKAVSTTDQMLQFITNNL; encoded by the coding sequence ATGAACCCGGCACTTTGGGTCGCGAAGACCGGCCTGGACGCCCAGCAGACGCGCATGTCGGTGGTGTCCAACAACCTGGCCAACGTCAATACCACCGGTTTCAAGAAGGACCGGGCGAAGTTCGAGGACCTGGTCTATCAGACCGTGCGTCAGGCGGGTGGCCAGGCCACCCAGGATTCGCGTCTGCCCTCGGGGCTGAACCTGGGCACCGGCGTGCGGGTGGTGGCCACCGAGAAGATGCACACCCAGGGCAACCTGATGCAGACCGGCAACTCGCTGGATCTGGCCGTGGACGGTCGGGGCTTTTTCCAGATCGCCCAGCCCGGCGGCAGTGTGGCCTACACCCGCGACGGCTCCTTCCAGATCAACGACCAGGGCGAGGTGGTCACCGCCGGTGGCCTGCGCCTGGAGCCGGCCATCAATGTGCCGGCCAACACCCAGAGCATCAGCATCGGGCAGGACGGCACCGTCAGCGCCACCGTGCAGGGCCAGGCCCAGCCGGTGCAGGTGGGGAACATTCAGCTCGCCGACTTCATCAACCCCGCCGGCCTGCAGGCCGTGGGCGGCAACCTCTATGTGGAGACCGCCGGCAGTGGCCCGGCCCAGGTCGGCGCGCCGGGGTTGAACGGCATCGGCAGCGTGCAGCAGGGCATGCTGGAATCGTCCAACGTGAACATCGCCGAGGAACTGGTGAACATGATCGAGACCCAGCGCGGTTTCGAGACCAACACCAAGGCCGTGTCCACCACGGACCAGATGTTGCAGTTCATCACCAATAACCTCTAA
- the flgF gene encoding flagellar basal-body rod protein FlgF, which produces MDRMLYLAMTGAKHAMQNQQQVSHNLANANTTGFRADFQALLQAPVSGPGHDSRAYSELATTGSDLSQGAMLNTGRQLDVAIQGEGWIAVQAPDGTEAYTRRGDFHINPNGLLETGDGNLVLGEGGPVAVPPAQKVEIGQDGTLSVVPLGQAANTLAVVDRIKLVQPDNAAMGKGEDGLFRHASGEPQPADANVRVNTGMLESSNVNLVDGLVQMIDNARRYEAYVKLMSEAKSNDEQAQRLLRNS; this is translated from the coding sequence ATGGACCGCATGCTTTACCTTGCGATGACCGGCGCCAAGCACGCCATGCAGAACCAGCAGCAGGTCAGTCACAACCTGGCCAATGCCAACACCACCGGCTTTCGGGCCGATTTCCAGGCCTTGCTGCAGGCCCCGGTGAGCGGCCCCGGTCACGACTCCCGCGCTTACAGCGAGCTGGCCACCACCGGCTCGGACCTCAGCCAGGGGGCGATGCTCAACACCGGCCGGCAGCTGGATGTGGCCATCCAGGGCGAGGGCTGGATCGCGGTGCAGGCCCCCGACGGCACCGAGGCCTACACCCGGCGCGGCGATTTCCACATCAACCCCAACGGGCTGCTGGAGACCGGCGACGGCAATCTGGTGCTGGGCGAGGGCGGCCCGGTGGCCGTGCCCCCGGCGCAGAAGGTGGAGATCGGCCAGGACGGCACCCTCAGCGTGGTGCCCCTGGGGCAGGCCGCCAATACTTTGGCGGTGGTGGACCGGATCAAGCTGGTCCAGCCCGATAATGCGGCAATGGGCAAGGGCGAGGATGGCCTGTTCCGCCACGCCAGCGGCGAGCCCCAGCCCGCCGACGCCAATGTACGGGTCAACACCGGCATGCTCGAATCGAGCAATGTGAACCTGGTGGATGGCCTGGTGCAGATGATCGACAACGCCCGCCGCTACGAGGCCTACGTCAAGCTCATGAGCGAGGCCAAGAGCAACGACGAACAGGCCCAGCGCTTGTTGCGCAATAGCTAG
- the flgE gene encoding flagellar hook protein FlgE, translating into MSFETALTGLKAASTDLDVTGNNVANSSTIGFKQSRAEFADIFASSNLGAASNAVGQGVRLSDIRQQFTQGGRDYTGNALDLAIDGTGFFRVNDGGNVAYTRAGAFELDRDGFVSNAQGQQLTGFLADAQGNVTGQLGPLSVQTGDVNPRATGGTGVAMSIVANLDAQDNAIDPLDPTLAFDRLNPRPEQYNFSTSTTVFDSLGREHVQTLYFRKDADNTWTAYAEVEGVGSGARGPIQLNFDQNGVFSGVAVDNDPTLPDTQPGVPDVDPAIVADVSATGPNSAEVAFSGGPLGGANELRYEIDFSSLTQFGTPFAVTRIDQDGYAAGQFSSLSVEGDGTIFARYTNGQSQVLGQVALANFPAPESLQNVGGTSWVETFASGQPVMGNPGDGGLGVIEAGALEQSNVDLTEQLVKMITAQRNYSANAQMISTQDQLTREILNIRG; encoded by the coding sequence ATGAGCTTTGAAACCGCACTGACCGGCCTGAAGGCCGCCAGCACCGATCTGGACGTCACCGGCAACAACGTTGCCAACAGTTCCACCATCGGCTTCAAGCAGAGCCGGGCGGAGTTCGCCGATATCTTCGCCTCCAGCAACCTGGGCGCGGCGAGCAATGCCGTGGGGCAGGGCGTGCGCCTGTCGGATATCCGCCAGCAGTTCACCCAGGGCGGCCGGGATTACACCGGCAACGCGCTGGACCTGGCCATCGACGGCACCGGCTTCTTCCGCGTCAATGACGGCGGCAACGTCGCCTATACCCGTGCCGGCGCCTTCGAACTGGACCGGGATGGCTTCGTGAGCAACGCCCAGGGGCAGCAACTGACCGGCTTCCTGGCCGATGCCCAGGGCAACGTCACCGGCCAGCTGGGGCCTCTGAGCGTGCAGACCGGGGACGTGAACCCGCGGGCCACCGGCGGCACCGGCGTCGCGATGAGCATCGTCGCCAACCTGGACGCCCAGGACAACGCCATCGACCCGCTGGATCCGACGCTGGCCTTTGACCGCCTAAACCCGCGCCCGGAGCAGTACAACTTCTCCACCTCCACCACCGTGTTCGACTCCCTGGGCCGGGAGCATGTGCAGACCCTGTATTTTCGCAAGGATGCCGACAACACCTGGACGGCCTATGCGGAAGTGGAAGGTGTCGGCAGCGGCGCGCGCGGCCCCATCCAGCTCAATTTCGACCAGAACGGTGTGTTCTCCGGCGTGGCGGTGGATAACGACCCCACTTTGCCCGACACCCAGCCCGGCGTGCCGGACGTGGACCCGGCCATCGTCGCCGACGTCAGCGCCACCGGGCCGAACAGCGCCGAAGTGGCCTTCAGCGGCGGCCCCCTGGGCGGCGCCAACGAATTGCGCTACGAGATCGATTTCTCCAGCCTCACCCAGTTCGGCACCCCCTTCGCGGTGACCCGCATCGACCAGGACGGCTATGCCGCCGGGCAGTTCTCCAGCCTCAGCGTGGAAGGCGACGGCACCATCTTCGCCCGCTACACCAACGGCCAGTCCCAGGTGCTGGGGCAGGTGGCGCTGGCCAACTTCCCCGCCCCCGAGAGCCTGCAGAACGTGGGCGGCACCAGCTGGGTGGAGACCTTCGCCTCCGGCCAGCCGGTGATGGGCAACCCGGGGGACGGCGGCCTGGGGGTGATCGAGGCGGGGGCGCTGGAGCAATCCAATGTGGACCTGACCGAGCAGCTGGTGAAGATGATCACCGCCCAGCGCAACTACTCGGCCAACGCCCAGATGATCTCCACCCAGGATCAGCTGACCCGGGAAATCCTCAACATCCGCGGTTAA
- a CDS encoding flagellar hook assembly protein FlgD encodes MIDFSALSGGNGVGGSQGAGRGKSEMGQEDFLKLMTAQLRNQDPMEPMQSGEFMTQIAQFTSANGIGELSKAFSEFTADMKSDQALRAASLVGREVSIRSPEGYLAEGGELRAGIQLPSRVDNLTVKIRNAAGQLVHERNLGGQPAGQTAFSWDGTDAEGNSLPPGRYQISASTVYEGESYALETVSSAQVQSVRLGQGGQSPTLTLAGLGETSLDSVQQIQ; translated from the coding sequence ATGATTGATTTTTCGGCACTGAGTGGCGGCAACGGCGTGGGCGGCAGCCAGGGCGCCGGCCGCGGCAAGAGCGAGATGGGCCAGGAGGACTTCCTCAAGCTCATGACCGCGCAGCTGCGCAACCAGGACCCCATGGAGCCCATGCAGAGCGGCGAATTCATGACCCAGATCGCCCAGTTCACCTCCGCCAACGGCATCGGCGAGCTGAGCAAGGCCTTCTCCGAATTCACCGCCGACATGAAATCCGACCAGGCCCTGCGCGCCGCCAGCCTGGTGGGTCGCGAGGTCAGCATCCGCTCGCCGGAAGGTTATCTGGCCGAAGGCGGCGAGCTGCGCGCCGGCATCCAGCTGCCGAGCCGTGTCGATAATCTGACGGTGAAGATTCGCAACGCCGCCGGGCAGCTCGTCCACGAGCGCAACCTGGGCGGCCAGCCGGCGGGCCAGACCGCCTTCAGCTGGGACGGTACCGACGCCGAGGGCAACAGCCTGCCCCCGGGGCGTTACCAGATCAGCGCCAGCACGGTTTACGAGGGCGAGAGCTATGCCCTGGAGACCGTGAGCAGCGCCCAGGTGCAGAGCGTGCGGCTGGGACAGGGCGGGCAGAGCCCGACCCTGACCCTCGCCGGCCTGGGCGAGACCTCCCTCGATTCCGTACAGCAGATCCAATAA